A single Pseudomonas brassicacearum DNA region contains:
- a CDS encoding putative quinol monooxygenase: MSELHGFILHAKTRPEKAEAFEALFRAYVEPSRAEPGCIEYHMLRDQQDPTLFIFYEIWASQAHLEVHSNLPHMKAFFEQRMDYLERDFEIRRVDMLSPSSASR; encoded by the coding sequence ATGAGCGAACTGCACGGTTTCATCCTGCACGCCAAGACCCGTCCGGAAAAAGCCGAAGCCTTCGAAGCGCTGTTCCGTGCCTACGTCGAGCCAAGCCGTGCCGAGCCCGGCTGCATCGAATATCACATGCTGCGGGACCAGCAGGATCCGACGCTGTTCATCTTCTATGAGATCTGGGCCTCCCAGGCGCATCTGGAGGTGCACTCGAACCTGCCGCACATGAAAGCGTTCTTCGAACAACGCATGGATTATCTGGAGCGCGACTTCGAAATCCGCCGCGTCGACATGCTCAGCCCGTCCTCGGCTAGCCGCTGA
- a CDS encoding LysR family transcriptional regulator, which produces MKARSDELQIFVCVIECGSISAAAEQVGQTPSAVSRTLSRLEAKLDTTLINRTTRRMDLTEEGKYFFEQAKGILDQMDELEERLSSRQKNPAGRLRINAASPFMLHAIVPHIEEFRRLYPDIQLELNSNDLIIDLLEQSTDIAIRIGTLTDSTLHARALGCSPLHILASLAYLKQHGTPSSVAELAGHALLGFAQNEGLNQWPLRHVHGDRWPIQPAISASSGETVRHLALQGQGIACLSDFMTREDIRAGRLKVLLADANSGYRQPINAVYYRNSQLALRIQCFLDFIQGKLAGYAAREFKG; this is translated from the coding sequence GTGAAAGCCAGATCCGACGAATTGCAGATTTTCGTCTGCGTGATCGAATGCGGATCCATCTCCGCCGCCGCCGAGCAGGTCGGGCAGACGCCGTCGGCGGTCAGCCGCACGTTGTCGCGGCTGGAGGCCAAGCTCGACACCACGCTGATCAACCGCACCACGCGGCGCATGGACTTGACCGAGGAGGGCAAGTATTTCTTCGAGCAGGCCAAAGGTATCCTCGACCAGATGGATGAGCTGGAAGAGCGCCTGTCATCCCGCCAGAAGAACCCTGCAGGCCGCTTGCGGATCAACGCGGCCTCGCCGTTCATGCTGCACGCCATCGTCCCGCACATCGAAGAGTTCCGCAGGCTCTACCCGGACATCCAGCTCGAACTCAACAGCAACGACCTGATCATCGACCTGCTGGAGCAAAGCACCGACATCGCCATCCGCATCGGCACCCTCACCGACTCGACGCTCCATGCCCGTGCCCTGGGCTGCAGCCCGTTGCACATCCTGGCCAGCCTCGCTTATCTGAAACAGCACGGCACGCCGTCAAGCGTTGCCGAGCTGGCAGGCCATGCGCTGCTGGGGTTTGCCCAGAACGAGGGCCTCAACCAGTGGCCGCTGCGCCACGTACACGGCGATCGTTGGCCGATCCAGCCCGCCATCAGCGCGTCCAGCGGCGAAACCGTGCGCCACCTGGCGCTGCAAGGGCAGGGCATTGCCTGTTTGTCGGACTTCATGACCCGCGAAGACATCCGTGCCGGGCGGTTGAAGGTGCTGCTGGCCGATGCCAACAGCGGATATCGCCAGCCGATCAATGCCGTGTACTACCGCAACTCGCAACTGGCCCTGCGGATCCAGTGTTTCCTGGACTTCATCCAGGGCAAGCTCGCCGGCTACGCCGCTCGGGAATTCAAGGGCTGA
- a CDS encoding CoA-acylating methylmalonate-semialdehyde dehydrogenase yields the protein MNVSLTPSDTTLQTVRLLIDGEWVESQSSEWHDIINPATQQVLAKVPFATASEVDAAIAAAQRAFQTWKLTPIGARMRIMLKLQALIREHSKRIAAVLSAEQGKTIADAEGDIFRGLEVVEHACSIGTLQMGEFAENVAGGVDTYTLRQPIGVCAGITPFNFPAMIPLWMFPMAIACGNTFVLKPSEQDPLSTMLLVELAIEAGVPAGVLNVVHGGKDVVDALCTHKDIKAVSFVGSTAVGTHVYDLAGRHGKRVQSMMGAKNHAVVLPDANREQTLNALVGAGFGAAGQRCMATSVVVLVGAAKQWLPDLKALAQKLKVNAGSEPGTDVGPVISKRAKARILELIESGVQQGAKLELDGRGISVPGFEQGNFVGPTLFSGVTTDMRIYTEEIFGPVLVVLEVDTLDQAIALVNANPFGNGTGLFTQSGAAARKFQSEIDVGQVGINIPIPVPVPFFSFTGSRGSKLGDLGPYGKQVVQLYTQTKTVTARWFDDDSVNDGVNTTINLR from the coding sequence ATGAACGTTTCCCTTACGCCCAGCGATACCACCCTGCAAACCGTCAGACTACTGATCGATGGCGAGTGGGTTGAATCCCAGTCCAGCGAGTGGCACGACATCATCAACCCGGCCACCCAGCAGGTGTTGGCGAAGGTTCCGTTCGCCACGGCCTCGGAAGTCGATGCCGCCATCGCCGCTGCCCAGCGTGCTTTCCAGACCTGGAAACTGACACCCATCGGCGCGCGGATGCGCATCATGCTCAAGCTCCAGGCATTGATCCGCGAGCATTCCAAGCGCATCGCCGCCGTGCTCAGCGCCGAACAGGGCAAGACCATCGCTGACGCCGAGGGCGATATTTTCCGTGGCCTGGAAGTGGTCGAGCACGCCTGTTCCATCGGCACCCTGCAGATGGGCGAGTTCGCCGAGAACGTCGCCGGTGGTGTTGATACCTACACGCTGCGCCAGCCGATCGGGGTGTGCGCGGGCATCACTCCGTTCAACTTCCCGGCGATGATTCCGCTGTGGATGTTCCCGATGGCCATCGCCTGCGGCAACACCTTTGTGCTCAAGCCATCGGAACAGGATCCGCTGTCGACCATGCTCCTGGTGGAGCTGGCCATCGAGGCCGGCGTGCCGGCGGGCGTGCTCAATGTGGTGCATGGCGGCAAGGATGTGGTGGACGCGCTCTGCACCCACAAGGACATCAAGGCGGTTTCGTTCGTCGGCTCGACGGCAGTCGGCACCCACGTGTATGACCTGGCGGGTCGTCACGGCAAACGCGTGCAGTCGATGATGGGCGCCAAGAACCACGCGGTGGTGTTGCCCGATGCCAATCGTGAACAGACCCTCAACGCCTTGGTCGGTGCCGGCTTCGGCGCGGCGGGCCAGCGTTGCATGGCCACTTCCGTGGTGGTGCTGGTGGGCGCGGCCAAGCAGTGGTTGCCGGACCTCAAGGCCCTGGCACAGAAGCTCAAGGTCAATGCCGGCAGCGAGCCGGGCACTGACGTCGGCCCGGTGATTTCCAAGCGGGCCAAGGCGCGGATCCTCGAATTGATCGAGAGTGGCGTGCAGCAAGGGGCCAAGCTGGAGCTCGATGGTCGTGGCATCAGCGTGCCGGGTTTCGAGCAGGGTAATTTCGTCGGCCCGACCCTGTTTTCCGGCGTGACCACCGACATGCGCATCTACACCGAAGAAATCTTCGGCCCGGTGCTGGTGGTGCTGGAAGTCGACACCCTGGATCAGGCAATTGCCCTGGTCAACGCCAACCCATTCGGCAACGGCACCGGCCTGTTCACCCAGAGCGGTGCGGCGGCGCGCAAATTCCAGAGCGAAATCGACGTCGGCCAGGTAGGCATCAATATCCCGATCCCGGTGCCCGTGCCGTTCTTCAGCTTCACCGGTTCCCGCGGTTCGAAACTCGGCGACCTCGGTCCGTACGGCAAACAAGTGGTGCAGCTCTACACTCAGACCAAGACCGTGACCGCGCGCTGGTTCGATGACGACAGCGTCAATGACGGTGTGAACACCACCATCAATTTGCGTTAA
- a CDS encoding NAD(P)H-dependent oxidoreductase, translating into MKKVLLLNGGKQFAHSDGRYNATLHDTAASVLDRGGFDVQTTFIDGGYDIKEEVAKFLWADVIIYQMPGWWMGAPWTVKKYIDEVFTEGHGSLYASDGRTRSDASQKYGSGGLIQGKQYMLSLTWNAPQQAFDDPTDFFEAKGVDAVYFPFHKANQFLGMTGLPTFLCVDVMKRPNIEEDVARYEQHLREVFGLKA; encoded by the coding sequence ATGAAAAAAGTCCTGTTGCTCAATGGCGGCAAACAGTTCGCTCACTCCGACGGTCGCTACAACGCCACGCTCCACGATACGGCTGCCAGCGTGTTGGACCGTGGCGGTTTTGATGTGCAAACCACCTTCATCGACGGCGGCTACGACATCAAGGAAGAAGTCGCCAAATTCCTTTGGGCCGACGTGATCATTTACCAGATGCCGGGTTGGTGGATGGGCGCACCGTGGACCGTGAAGAAATACATCGACGAAGTCTTCACCGAAGGCCACGGCAGCCTCTACGCCAGTGACGGCCGGACCCGTTCCGATGCCTCGCAGAAATACGGCAGCGGTGGCCTGATCCAAGGCAAGCAGTACATGTTGTCCCTGACCTGGAACGCCCCGCAGCAAGCCTTCGACGACCCGACCGACTTCTTCGAGGCCAAGGGCGTGGACGCGGTGTACTTTCCGTTCCACAAAGCCAACCAGTTCCTCGGCATGACCGGCCTGCCAACCTTCCTGTGCGTGGACGTGATGAAGCGCCCGAACATCGAAGAAGATGTGGCGCGGTATGAGCAGCATTTGCGCGAGGTGTTCGGCCTGAAGGCGTGA
- a CDS encoding LysR family transcriptional regulator produces MHFDLTDLRLYLNILDTGNITAGAARSHLSLAAASARVRAMEASLGTDLLERGRRGVTPTPAGKALAEHARVLLQQAERLRQDLAEYAKGVKGRVRLLCNTSAMTEYLPELLAGFLKTHPNLDIDLQELPSTRITHALRQGAADLGIVSDAVDTDGLQAWPFRDDPLVLILPTGHPLADGRTVRFSETLSHDYVGLNASSALAIHLEEQALHIGSRMQVRIRAEGFDGMIRMVAHGAGIAIVPKAAIDRRPPEPSYQCVPLQEAWAHRALLLCARHFDGLPAYAKALARHLAD; encoded by the coding sequence ATGCACTTCGACCTCACCGACCTGCGCCTCTACCTGAACATCCTCGACACCGGCAATATCACCGCCGGTGCGGCTCGCAGCCATTTGTCCCTGGCCGCGGCCAGTGCACGAGTGCGCGCCATGGAAGCGTCCCTGGGCACCGATCTGCTTGAGCGCGGCCGGCGCGGCGTAACCCCCACGCCGGCGGGCAAGGCCCTGGCCGAGCACGCCCGGGTCCTGCTGCAACAGGCCGAACGCCTGCGACAGGACCTGGCCGAATACGCCAAGGGCGTCAAAGGCCGGGTGCGGTTGCTGTGCAACACCAGCGCTATGACCGAGTACCTGCCCGAACTGCTGGCCGGCTTTCTCAAGACCCATCCCAACCTCGACATTGACCTGCAGGAACTGCCCAGCACACGGATCACCCATGCACTGCGTCAAGGCGCGGCGGACCTGGGGATCGTTTCCGACGCAGTCGACACCGATGGCCTTCAGGCCTGGCCTTTTCGCGACGACCCACTGGTATTGATCCTACCGACCGGACACCCCCTGGCTGACGGTCGCACCGTACGTTTCAGCGAGACCCTCAGCCACGATTATGTCGGCCTGAACGCTTCCAGTGCCTTGGCGATTCACCTGGAAGAGCAGGCCCTGCACATTGGCTCACGCATGCAAGTGCGCATTCGCGCCGAGGGTTTCGATGGGATGATTCGCATGGTGGCCCATGGTGCAGGCATTGCCATCGTGCCAAAGGCTGCCATCGACCGGCGCCCACCCGAGCCTTCGTATCAATGTGTCCCGCTGCAAGAAGCCTGGGCGCACCGGGCGTTGCTGCTGTGCGCCCGCCACTTCGACGGTTTGCCTGCCTACGCCAAGGCCCTGGCTCGGCATCTGGCCGACTGA
- a CDS encoding NAD-dependent epimerase/dehydratase family protein: protein MNVFVTGAAGFIGGSIATGLVRAGHRVTGLVRSADQASELTALGIEPVIGTLEDSALLTEQARAVDAVINAASSDHRGAVQALIEGLKGSNKVLLHTSGSSIVGDASGGRSSDAIYYENDLPAPTADKAARVAIDNLVLDAAKQGVNSAVICNTLIYGHSLGVKRDSVQLPRLLKQAAKSGVVRHVGPGQNIWSNVHIEDVVQLYKLALTRNQPGTFYFVESGEASFIDITTAMARALNLGEPQDWPLADSEAEWGYEMANYGLGSNSRVRGKNARELLGWTPKRTSVVEWVLNEMV, encoded by the coding sequence ATGAACGTATTCGTCACCGGCGCTGCCGGTTTTATTGGCGGTTCCATCGCCACCGGCCTGGTACGCGCCGGGCACCGAGTCACTGGTCTGGTGCGTAGCGCCGACCAGGCGAGCGAACTGACGGCGCTGGGCATCGAGCCGGTTATCGGCACCCTCGAAGACAGCGCGCTGCTGACCGAGCAGGCCCGTGCCGTCGATGCGGTGATCAATGCCGCCAGCAGCGACCACCGCGGTGCGGTCCAAGCCTTGATCGAAGGGCTCAAGGGCTCGAACAAAGTGCTGCTGCACACCAGCGGTTCGAGCATCGTCGGCGACGCGTCGGGCGGTCGTTCCAGCGATGCCATCTACTACGAAAATGACCTGCCGGCACCCACCGCCGACAAGGCTGCCCGTGTCGCCATCGACAATCTGGTCCTGGATGCAGCGAAGCAAGGCGTGAACTCGGCGGTGATCTGCAACACCTTGATCTACGGCCACAGCCTGGGCGTCAAGCGTGACAGCGTGCAACTGCCGCGCCTGCTCAAGCAGGCAGCTAAAAGTGGCGTGGTGCGGCATGTCGGGCCGGGACAGAACATCTGGTCCAATGTGCACATCGAGGACGTGGTCCAGTTGTACAAACTGGCCCTGACCCGCAACCAGCCGGGCACCTTCTACTTCGTCGAAAGCGGCGAAGCCTCGTTCATCGACATCACCACCGCCATGGCCCGGGCGTTGAACCTTGGCGAACCGCAGGACTGGCCATTGGCCGATTCCGAAGCGGAGTGGGGCTACGAAATGGCCAACTACGGCCTGGGCTCCAACAGCCGTGTACGGGGCAAGAACGCCCGTGAGCTGCTGGGTTGGACGCCGAAGCGAACGTCGGTGGTGGAGTGGGTTCTTAATGAGATGGTGTGA
- a CDS encoding cupin domain-containing protein — MTAPITVLRDTHPLPVLDACKWEKLEGDPHTVNLNAYTSEDGSKIMGTWICTPGKWRVDYVKWEYCHFQEGYCIITPDGMAPIHLRAGDIFIVEPGMKGTWEVVETVRKYFVFA; from the coding sequence ATGACCGCCCCCATCACCGTCCTGCGCGACACCCATCCGCTGCCCGTACTCGACGCCTGCAAATGGGAAAAACTCGAAGGCGACCCGCACACCGTCAACCTCAACGCCTACACCAGCGAAGACGGCAGCAAGATCATGGGCACCTGGATCTGCACACCTGGCAAATGGCGCGTGGATTACGTGAAGTGGGAGTACTGCCATTTCCAGGAAGGCTACTGCATCATCACCCCGGACGGCATGGCGCCGATCCATTTGCGCGCAGGTGACATCTTCATCGTCGAGCCAGGCATGAAAGGCACTTGGGAAGTGGTCGAGACCGTGCGCAAATATTTCGTCTTTGCCTGA
- a CDS encoding SulP family inorganic anion transporter, producing the protein MKPARLRADALAGLTTSFALLPECIAFALVAHLNPLMGLYGAFIICTLTALFGGRPGMVSGAAGSMAVVIIALVVQHGVQYLLATVLLSGLIMMAFGLLRLGKLVRMVPHPVMLGFVNGLAIVIALAQLEHFKQGETWLSGSPLYLMAGLVALTMAVVYLLPRLTRSVPPALVAILGVGLAVYLLGLPTRTLGDMAHIAGGLPAFAWPELPWNLETLQIVAPYAVIMAMVGLLETLLTLNLTDEITQSRGYPDRECVALGAANMASGLFGGMGGCAMIGQTVINLSSGGRGRLSGVVAGVMVLLFVLFLSPLIERIPLAALVGVMFVVAQQTFAWASLRVINKVPKNDVLVIIAVTVITVFTDLAVAVLCGIVIAALNFAWQQARELYADTHQEADGSKLYRLHGTLFFASTTPFLNQFDPANDPAQVTLDCRHLSFVDYSAIAALKTLRERYSRAGKHLRVFHLSERCKQMLKRAGVHHD; encoded by the coding sequence ATGAAACCAGCACGTCTTCGCGCCGACGCCCTCGCCGGCCTCACCACCTCTTTCGCCTTGCTCCCCGAATGCATCGCCTTCGCCCTGGTGGCCCACCTCAATCCGCTGATGGGGCTGTATGGCGCCTTTATCATCTGTACGCTGACCGCCCTGTTCGGCGGCCGGCCAGGCATGGTGTCGGGGGCGGCAGGGTCGATGGCCGTGGTCATCATCGCGCTGGTGGTGCAGCACGGCGTGCAATACCTGTTGGCCACCGTGCTGCTGAGTGGACTGATCATGATGGCCTTCGGGCTGTTGCGGTTGGGCAAGCTGGTGCGCATGGTCCCGCACCCGGTGATGCTCGGCTTCGTCAACGGCCTGGCGATTGTCATTGCGCTGGCCCAATTGGAGCATTTCAAGCAGGGTGAAACCTGGCTCAGCGGCAGCCCGCTGTACCTGATGGCCGGTCTGGTAGCCCTGACCATGGCCGTCGTCTACCTGCTGCCACGCCTGACCCGCAGCGTGCCGCCGGCCCTGGTGGCGATCCTCGGCGTCGGCCTGGCGGTCTACCTGCTCGGCCTGCCCACCCGAACGCTGGGCGACATGGCCCACATCGCCGGCGGCTTGCCCGCCTTCGCCTGGCCCGAGCTTCCCTGGAACCTGGAGACCCTGCAGATCGTCGCGCCCTACGCGGTGATCATGGCGATGGTTGGTTTGCTGGAAACCCTGCTGACCCTGAACCTGACCGATGAAATCACCCAGAGCCGCGGTTATCCGGACCGTGAATGCGTGGCGTTGGGCGCGGCGAACATGGCGTCGGGGTTGTTCGGCGGCATGGGTGGTTGCGCCATGATCGGCCAGACGGTCATCAACCTCAGCTCGGGTGGGCGCGGACGGTTATCGGGCGTGGTGGCCGGGGTGATGGTGTTGCTGTTCGTGTTGTTCCTGTCACCGTTGATCGAGCGCATCCCGCTGGCGGCGCTGGTGGGCGTGATGTTCGTGGTTGCGCAGCAGACCTTCGCCTGGGCTTCGCTGCGGGTGATCAACAAGGTGCCGAAGAATGATGTGTTGGTGATCATCGCGGTGACCGTCATTACGGTGTTCACCGACCTGGCGGTGGCCGTGCTCTGCGGCATCGTCATCGCAGCGCTCAACTTCGCCTGGCAACAGGCCCGGGAGCTTTACGCCGACACGCACCAGGAAGCCGACGGCAGCAAACTCTATCGCCTGCACGGCACGCTGTTCTTCGCCTCGACGACGCCGTTCCTCAACCAGTTCGACCCGGCCAACGACCCGGCCCAGGTCACCCTGGACTGCCGGCATCTGAGCTTCGTCGACTACTCGGCCATCGCCGCACTCAAGACCCTGCGCGAACGCTACAGCAGAGCCGGCAAGCACCTGCGGGTGTTCCACCTGTCCGAGCGCTGCAAGCAGATGCTCAAGCGCGCGGGCGTGCATCACGACTGA
- a CDS encoding LysR family transcriptional regulator, with protein MQKNITSLGSLNWDDLKFFLEVARTRKASTAAKRLAVDYTTVSRRISSLEASLGTLLFEKSRTNGFVLTAEGQRLLGYAESIESTLHMACEQVSGSGVALSGHVRMGCTEGFGSFFITPQLSHFVDAYPAISVDILPLPHFISLSKREADIVIALERPEHGPYVCCKLCDYRLQLYATQSYLDNHPPIQRPADLGQHSFISYVDDLAFSSELLYLANVLPGANAHLRSTSVIAQFVAAQQGRSLAILPCFLAAQDPRLLPVLPEEITVTRQFWMYCREDLRKLKRITLLWDYIREVTEQNQPLLMGDSREMVFAD; from the coding sequence ATGCAAAAAAACATCACCTCCCTGGGGTCGCTGAATTGGGACGACCTCAAGTTTTTCCTCGAAGTGGCCCGCACCCGCAAGGCCAGCACGGCCGCCAAGCGCCTGGCCGTCGACTACACCACGGTGTCGCGACGCATCAGCTCGCTGGAAGCCTCGTTGGGCACGCTGCTGTTCGAGAAATCCCGGACCAACGGTTTTGTCCTGACGGCCGAAGGCCAGCGCCTGCTGGGTTATGCCGAATCGATCGAAAGCACCCTGCACATGGCCTGCGAGCAGGTCTCAGGCTCCGGCGTCGCGCTGTCCGGCCACGTGCGCATGGGCTGCACCGAAGGCTTCGGCAGCTTCTTCATCACCCCGCAACTGAGCCACTTCGTCGACGCCTACCCAGCCATTTCGGTAGACATCCTGCCGCTGCCGCACTTCATCAGCCTCTCCAAGCGCGAAGCCGACATCGTCATCGCCCTTGAACGCCCCGAACATGGCCCGTATGTATGCTGCAAATTGTGCGACTACCGGTTGCAGCTCTATGCCACCCAGTCCTACCTGGACAACCACCCGCCCATCCAGCGCCCGGCGGACCTGGGCCAGCACTCATTCATCAGCTACGTGGATGACCTGGCGTTCAGTTCCGAATTGCTCTACCTGGCCAACGTCCTGCCCGGCGCCAACGCCCACCTGCGCAGCACCAGCGTGATCGCGCAATTCGTGGCAGCGCAGCAAGGCCGCTCGCTGGCAATCCTGCCCTGCTTCCTCGCCGCCCAGGACCCACGGCTGCTGCCGGTACTGCCGGAAGAAATCACCGTCACCCGGCAGTTCTGGATGTACTGCCGGGAGGACTTGAGGAAGCTGAAGCGGATTACCTTGTTGTGGGATTACATTCGCGAGGTGACTGAACAGAACCAGCCACTGCTGATGGGTGACAGCCGGGAGATGGTGTTCGCCGACTAG
- a CDS encoding sulfite exporter TauE/SafE family protein — translation MDALIAFYQNLGLALSLLVIGTFLLAGTLKGVIGLGLPTISMGLLGLAMAPAQAAALLIIPATLTNLWQLAFGGHLQALLRRLWPLLLAIFIGTGLGTLWLDMMGGAWVVRALGAALVLYALSGLLLPTLRVGADVEPWIAPLCGLLTGLITSATGVFVIPAVPYLQALGLSKDELVQALGLSFTVSTLALAAGLLWRGALGGSELSASLLALAPALLGMWLGQWLRQRISAVLFKRVFFIGLGVLGGHLLLSG, via the coding sequence ATGGACGCACTCATCGCTTTCTATCAGAACCTCGGCTTGGCCCTTTCCCTGCTGGTCATCGGCACCTTCCTGCTGGCCGGCACCCTCAAGGGCGTGATCGGCCTCGGCCTGCCGACCATCTCCATGGGCTTGCTCGGGCTGGCTATGGCCCCAGCGCAGGCTGCGGCGCTGCTCATCATCCCGGCCACTCTGACCAACCTCTGGCAGTTGGCTTTCGGCGGTCATCTGCAAGCGCTGCTCCGGCGCCTGTGGCCGCTGTTGCTGGCGATTTTCATTGGCACCGGGCTCGGTACGTTGTGGCTCGACATGATGGGCGGGGCCTGGGTGGTGCGGGCCTTGGGCGCGGCGCTGGTGCTGTATGCGTTGAGCGGGCTGTTGCTGCCAACGCTGCGGGTCGGCGCCGATGTCGAGCCGTGGATCGCTCCGCTCTGCGGGCTGCTCACCGGCCTCATCACGTCCGCCACCGGCGTATTCGTCATTCCGGCGGTGCCCTATCTGCAAGCGCTGGGCTTGAGCAAGGACGAACTGGTACAGGCCTTGGGCCTGTCATTCACCGTTTCTACCCTGGCCCTGGCCGCCGGCCTGTTGTGGCGCGGCGCACTGGGCGGGAGCGAGTTGAGCGCTTCGTTGCTGGCGCTGGCACCGGCGCTGCTGGGGATGTGGCTGGGGCAATGGTTGCGCCAGCGGATCAGCGCCGTGTTGTTCAAGCGGGTATTTTTCATCGGCCTCGGCGTGCTCGGCGGCCATCTGTTGCTCAGCGGCTAG
- a CDS encoding OmpA family protein — MTGCQTAPQKGLTPAQIAVLKQQGFELTDDGWAFGLSGKVLFGSDVENLNPASTEIVERIGKALLGAGIQRVRVDGHTDASGSQAYNEQLSMRRAVSVSKVLTSVGMREENVQLRGLGSSKPVASNDTASGRTENRRVAIVVIAD, encoded by the coding sequence ATGACCGGTTGCCAGACGGCACCGCAGAAGGGCCTGACCCCGGCGCAAATCGCCGTACTCAAGCAACAAGGCTTCGAGCTGACTGACGATGGCTGGGCGTTCGGTCTTTCGGGCAAAGTCCTGTTCGGCAGTGACGTGGAAAACCTCAACCCGGCCAGTACCGAAATCGTCGAGCGCATCGGCAAGGCACTGTTGGGGGCGGGAATCCAGCGGGTACGCGTCGATGGTCATACCGACGCATCGGGCTCCCAGGCCTATAACGAACAACTGTCGATGCGCCGCGCCGTCAGCGTGAGCAAGGTGCTGACAAGCGTTGGCATGCGCGAAGAGAACGTCCAATTGCGCGGCCTGGGCAGCAGCAAACCGGTCGCCTCCAACGACACCGCCAGCGGCCGCACCGAAAATCGCCGTGTCGCCATCGTGGTCATCGCCGACTAG
- the mmsB gene encoding 3-hydroxyisobutyrate dehydrogenase, whose protein sequence is MNIAFIGLGNMGAPMARNLLKAGHSLNLFDLNQTVLAELAALGGTISASPRDAAQGAALVITMLPAAAHVRSVWLGEDGVLAGIAAGTPAVDCSTIDPQTARDVAAAAAKQGVAMADAPVSGGTGGAAAGTLTFMVGATAELFATLQPVLAQMGRNIVHCGEVGTGQIAKICNNLLLGISMVGVSEAMALGDALGIDTQVLAGIINSSTGRCWSSDTYNPWPGVIETAPAARGYTGGFGADLMLKDLGLATEAARQAHQPVVLGAVAQQLYQAMSQRGEGGKDFSAIVNSYRKPQ, encoded by the coding sequence ATGAACATCGCATTTATCGGCCTGGGCAACATGGGCGCCCCCATGGCGCGCAACCTGCTCAAGGCTGGCCATTCGCTGAACCTGTTCGACCTGAACCAGACGGTGCTGGCTGAACTGGCGGCGTTGGGCGGCACGATCAGCGCCTCGCCTCGCGACGCGGCCCAGGGCGCTGCGCTGGTGATCACCATGCTGCCGGCCGCCGCCCATGTGCGCAGTGTCTGGCTGGGTGAAGACGGCGTACTGGCCGGCATCGCCGCCGGCACACCGGCGGTGGATTGCAGCACCATCGACCCACAAACCGCCCGCGACGTGGCGGCTGCCGCGGCGAAACAAGGGGTGGCGATGGCCGATGCACCGGTCTCGGGCGGCACCGGCGGTGCGGCGGCCGGCACGTTGACCTTCATGGTCGGCGCCACGGCTGAATTGTTCGCCACCTTGCAACCGGTGCTGGCGCAAATGGGCCGTAACATCGTGCATTGTGGAGAAGTCGGCACCGGGCAGATCGCCAAGATCTGCAACAACCTGCTGCTGGGGATTTCCATGGTGGGCGTCAGCGAGGCCATGGCGTTGGGCGATGCCTTGGGAATCGACACCCAAGTGCTGGCCGGCATCATCAACAGCTCGACGGGCCGGTGCTGGAGTTCGGACACCTACAACCCCTGGCCGGGCGTGATCGAAACGGCGCCGGCGGCCCGTGGTTATACGGGGGGCTTTGGCGCCGATCTGATGCTCAAGGACTTGGGCCTGGCCACGGAGGCCGCACGGCAGGCCCATCAGCCGGTGGTGCTGGGCGCGGTGGCGCAGCAGTTGTACCAGGCGATGAGCCAGCGGGGCGAGGGTGGGAAGGACTTTTCGGCGATTGTGAACAGTTATCGCAAGCCGCAATAG